The window GCACAGGGAGAATTGGTGTGTCTCCCACTCGACATCAGGCTGCCCCTCAGGCCTTGTTGTCAGCCCCAGGTGGTGTAGGAAAGAAAGTAACCGATTAAGACCACTGTAATGGGGCACCTAAACTGTCCCAGTTTTTAGCTGAGCTGTCATAGTAAAAGAAGTACTGAGCATCAGTCACACCACAGCATTAGCAATTGCTTAATTAAGAGAGCAGTAACGCCATTCAGAAAATGCTTTCCAAGCTGGAGCTCAGAAATTGGTAACACTAAGAGGTTCTCAGATCTACCAGTTTCTGACTGAGCTAAGATTAGAAATCAAATGCGCAGGCTGTCCCCACAGAGGAAGAAGGGGGGAGCAGCTATCATACAAATCCCACACCGCTATTTGAGCTTCTTCATGGAATGCTGTCATCACTATAGAAAGTTCAGGAACAGCTTTTGATTCCCCACCTTCTCTGTGCCGCCCCCTAAGCTCAGGCTGTGTCTAGCAAGCAAACCAATGGAGTTGTCGGGTGCTGCTTTACATACGTCCTGTTACGGATGTCGATTGCGCAGAGGCAGCGGATCACTGATGACAACAGGGTCCAGACGCCGAAGGTCCGAGCCTGGAGCCCATTCACTGCGTGAACAAGGAGGGAGCACATGGAGACCGCGCACGGCCCTGCCTGCCACCCCCAGTCCCGCCGTGGAGGCGCATGCCGGGGCAGTAGGCAGCTCCCGGGCCCCAGAGGCGGGACCCCGAGGGGAGCCCAGGGCCCACGGCCGGTGGGCGCCTTCCAGGCGCCAGGACGGCCGGCGCGGCCCTTACCGAGGCCGGGGCTGGCGGTGTACAGCTTCTCTGAGAGGAAGCCGTGATCGCGAAAGCTCTGCAGGGTATTCCCGGCGGCGATGACCGACACCATCACCAGCCAGCTGCGCAGCACGTTCAGGAACCGGCTCATCCTCTCGGCCGGCTCGAACCGCGCCCGCCAGGCCCAGGATGAATCCCCGCCCGTTACCGGCGGCGCTCCCGCGGCGGCACcggagccgcggccgcgccAGCCACCGCCCAGCGCTCCGATTGGCCGCGGCGCGCCGCTCCATGCGCGCGCCACGTGACGTAACCTCCTCTCGCCAATCGGATCCCTCGTCGCGCGGGAGGCGGGCCCGCTGCCGTCCCCGCCCACCTCGCGGGAGTAGGCGGGAGCGCCGGCAGGGGGCGGAGTCAAGCACGCCTGCGCAGTGAGGCGGCGGGGGCGGCTGCGCGCCGGGGCGGAGCCGCCGCCCGTCGGTTGTTGTAGTAACGGGGAAGCggcgggaggggctggggctgccttgTGCGCCCGGCCCGACGCGGCCTGGTCGTGCGGGAGCAGGTACGGCTGGCACGGGGACCCGCCGCCTTAGGCGCTCCTCGCCGTTCTTCCTTCTTCTGCGGCCGCCGGAGGTCGCCGTGCTTGACCTGCCGCTGAGTAGGCCGGGCCGTAGGCTCCCCTCCGGGCCGCGGAGAGCCGCTCCCTCGCCGGTGGGGGCGTTACGGTGTCCGGCTGTCCTCGGGCGGCGGGGCAGTCCTGGCGGGCGTTTCCCGTTGGGGCCGGGCCGGCCTGGCGTGGGTCTGCGGCCCCAGGCGaggcagggcggggcagggaCGCGCGTTACCGGTAAGCGCCCGAGTGGCTCTCACGGGCAGGTGCGGAATCATCTGCTGGAAGGTGATGCTTCTTTCTGCACTCGCGTGCCTCGGAGGTGATGTTTGACAGATCAGAGATGTTTAACAGACTTGTTGATAGTCCTCTGAGAAATGTGTACTGGCAGGAGATGGTAGATACCTGATACCTCTCGCTGTCCTGCTTAGCTGTTCATTCCAGCATTTAATCCTTACTGCAGGTAACTGCTCTTGCAACTCGGACTGGCTGTATGAAAACTCCCAGAGGAAATGCCAGCTGGGATGGCAAAAGATCTGGAAGAAACTG is drawn from Prinia subflava isolate CZ2003 ecotype Zambia chromosome 5, Cam_Psub_1.2, whole genome shotgun sequence and contains these coding sequences:
- the ERG28 gene encoding ergosterol biosynthetic protein 28 homolog, which gives rise to MSRFLNVLRSWLVMVSVIAAGNTLQSFRDHGFLSEKLYTASPGLVNGLQARTFGVWTLLSSVIRCLCAIDIRNRTLYHITLFTFFLALAHFLSEVFIYHTAALTIGIMAPLMVASFSIMGMLIGLQYLEVEALSQNKKKN